A window of the Lactuca sativa cultivar Salinas chromosome 5, Lsat_Salinas_v11, whole genome shotgun sequence genome harbors these coding sequences:
- the LOC111885870 gene encoding D-amino-acid transaminase, chloroplastic isoform X2 yields MYSSVFGGITTDEAAMVIPMDDHMVHRGHGVFDTAAIVNGCLYELDQHLDRFLSSASKARINLPFDKETTKTILLKTVSASNCKNGSLRYWISSGPGDFQLSPTGCHQSALYAVVIQDQSPPNYKGIKVITSSIPIKPPQFAIMKSVNYLPNVLSKMEAEENGGYAAIWLDEEGFVAEGPNMNVAFVTKENELLMPSFDKILSGCTAKRVLELAGDLVKEGKVRGVKVKDVTVEEGKGAEEMMLIGSGVLVRPVLQWDDQVIGNGKEGVVTESLRKLILEDMKSGPSTVRTIVPY; encoded by the exons ATGTACTCGAGTGTTTTTGGTGGAATCACTACTGATGAAGCTGCTATGGTGATTCCCATGGATGATCACATGGTTCATAGAGGACATGGTGTTTTTGATACAGCCGCTATAGTGAACGG ATGCCTATACGAGTTGGATCAACACCTTGATCGTTTCCTCAGTTCTGCAAGCAAGGCAAGAATAAACCTTCCTTTCGATAAAGAAACCACAAAAACAATACTTTTAAAAACTGTAAGTGCTTCAAATTGCAAAAACGGATCATTAAGATACTGGATTTCATCGGGTCCCGGTGATTTCCAACTTTCCCCCACAGGCTGCCATCAATCCGCTCTTTACGCCGTCGTGATCCAAGACCAATCGCCTCCTAACTACAAGGGCATAAAAGTAATTACATCATCTATTCCGATAAAACCGCCGCAGTTTGCCATCATGAAGAGTGTAAACTATCTCCCGAATGTTCTTTCAAAAATGGAAGCGGAAGAAAACGGTGGTTATGCTGCGATTTGGTTGGATGAAGAAGGGTTTGTTGCAGAAGGGCCTAATATGAATGTGGCTTTTGTTACAAAAGAGAACGAGCTTTTGATGCCTAGTTTTGATAAAATACTTAGTGGGTGTACTGCGAAAAGGGTTTTGGAACTTGCGGGTGATTTGGTAAAAGAAGGGAAAGTTCGGGGGGTGAAAGTGAAAGATGTTACGGTGGAGGAAGGGAAAGGGGCGGAAGAAATGATGTTGATTGGTAGTGGAGTTCTTGTTCGACCGGTTTTGCAATGGGATGATCAAGTCATAGGCAATG GAAAAGAAGGTGTAGTGACAGAGTCTCTTCGGAAGCTTATTTTGGAGGACATGAAAAGCGGTCCATCAACCGTACGCACTATTGTTCCATACTAG
- the LOC111885870 gene encoding D-amino-acid transaminase, chloroplastic isoform X1 has product MASLSYLKRPISETPQFQLISADQPPIPSKFSTIHPLRRTSFQFSQSRVSGISPRRSHVVKASSIESTRVYDIPLLSASEAIERLRRNKESYKSTQRYLAMYSSVFGGITTDEAAMVIPMDDHMVHRGHGVFDTAAIVNGCLYELDQHLDRFLSSASKARINLPFDKETTKTILLKTVSASNCKNGSLRYWISSGPGDFQLSPTGCHQSALYAVVIQDQSPPNYKGIKVITSSIPIKPPQFAIMKSVNYLPNVLSKMEAEENGGYAAIWLDEEGFVAEGPNMNVAFVTKENELLMPSFDKILSGCTAKRVLELAGDLVKEGKVRGVKVKDVTVEEGKGAEEMMLIGSGVLVRPVLQWDDQVIGNGKEGVVTESLRKLILEDMKSGPSTVRTIVPY; this is encoded by the exons ATGGCTTCTCTCTCGTACCTCAAGAGACCAATTTCTGAAACCCCACAATTCCAGCTGATTTCCGCCGATCAACCACCAATTCCTTCGAAATTCTCAACCATTCATCCACTTCGAAGAACCTCGTTTCAATTTTCTCAGTCTAGGGTTAGTGGAATATCTCCGAGACGATCCCACGTGGTTAAAGCTTCATCCATTG AAAGTACTCGTGTATATGATATTCCGCTTCTTTCAGCTTCAGAG GCAATAGAAAGATTGAGGAGAAATAAAGAAAGTTACAAAAGCACACAACGATATCTGGCTATGTACTCGAGTGTTTTTGGTGGAATCACTACTGATGAAGCTGCTATGGTGATTCCCATGGATGATCACATGGTTCATAGAGGACATGGTGTTTTTGATACAGCCGCTATAGTGAACGG ATGCCTATACGAGTTGGATCAACACCTTGATCGTTTCCTCAGTTCTGCAAGCAAGGCAAGAATAAACCTTCCTTTCGATAAAGAAACCACAAAAACAATACTTTTAAAAACTGTAAGTGCTTCAAATTGCAAAAACGGATCATTAAGATACTGGATTTCATCGGGTCCCGGTGATTTCCAACTTTCCCCCACAGGCTGCCATCAATCCGCTCTTTACGCCGTCGTGATCCAAGACCAATCGCCTCCTAACTACAAGGGCATAAAAGTAATTACATCATCTATTCCGATAAAACCGCCGCAGTTTGCCATCATGAAGAGTGTAAACTATCTCCCGAATGTTCTTTCAAAAATGGAAGCGGAAGAAAACGGTGGTTATGCTGCGATTTGGTTGGATGAAGAAGGGTTTGTTGCAGAAGGGCCTAATATGAATGTGGCTTTTGTTACAAAAGAGAACGAGCTTTTGATGCCTAGTTTTGATAAAATACTTAGTGGGTGTACTGCGAAAAGGGTTTTGGAACTTGCGGGTGATTTGGTAAAAGAAGGGAAAGTTCGGGGGGTGAAAGTGAAAGATGTTACGGTGGAGGAAGGGAAAGGGGCGGAAGAAATGATGTTGATTGGTAGTGGAGTTCTTGTTCGACCGGTTTTGCAATGGGATGATCAAGTCATAGGCAATG GAAAAGAAGGTGTAGTGACAGAGTCTCTTCGGAAGCTTATTTTGGAGGACATGAAAAGCGGTCCATCAACCGTACGCACTATTGTTCCATACTAG